GCGTTCATGCTGGACTACCTCGCCCACGTCCGCGCTCAGACCGCCAGCACCGGCGCGAACCTCGGCAAGCCGCTGTCCCCACTGCGGGTGAACGACATCCTCACCGATATTGAGAAGTTCTACGCGTTCATGACCGACCACCGCGAGACCGCCGCCCGGGTCCTGGACGAACCAGGCTGGCTCGCACTCGGCCCCTACCATGCCATTTTGTGGCGGCACGGGGAGAAAGGCCGGGCCAAGGTCCGGCCAGAACGCCGGGAGGTCATCGACGACACCGCCTTCTCCCAGATCATGACGAACCTTCACCTACTCGGCGCAGCTGAGGACGACGGTGGATTCGACGACGAGCAGATCATGCGAATCATGATGTTGGTGGCCCGAACCGGCCGCCGGATCAGTGAGATCCGCATGCTCGACCGCGACCCGCTGTTCCCGCTCGACCAGCTCTCCCCACCCAGCGAACAGGACGCCGCCGACGGAGCGTTCGTCGCTAAGCTCCGCTACCAGCAGACGAAGATCGAGCAGGCCCCGGACACCATGCTCGTTGACGCCGAGATCGTGGCGATCATCCGCGAACAGCAGCAGTGGGCCGACATCCACCTGGCGCCCCGCTGGGCGCCCGGCACGAGGCCGAAGTACCTGTTTCTCGCACACAAGATGAACCGACACGCCGACAAGCCCTACACCGTCGAGGCCATCCACCAGAAAGTCGTCGACTTCGCCCAACGACTCGACATCCGCGACAGCGCCGGGCGACTGGTCGACTTCAACCGAACCCACCGCTTCCGCCACACCAAGGCCACCAGCCTGCTCAACGCCGGAGTCCCGCTGCACGTCGTGCAGCGCTACATGGGCCACCTGTCTCCAACCATGACCATGGAGTACGCCGAAACCCTCGCCGCCACGCACGAGGCCGAGTTCCTGCGCTACCGCAAGGTCACCGCCGACGGCCGCGACCTGCAGACCGACCCACGTGACCTCTACGACATGCTGGAACTGGACAAGCGCACCGACCGGATCCTGCCCAATGGCTGGTGCCTGTTGCCTCCCCGCCAGGTCTGTGAGAAGGGCAACGCCTGCTTGACCTGCGAAAAGTTCACCAGTGACGCCACCTTCTTGCCCGAGCTCCACAACCAGCGGCACCGCACCGAACAGCTCATCACCGAGCGGCAGCAGGCCTTCCAGGCCCGCACCGGCCAACCGATGGGCGCCGACAACATCTGGCTCGCCGGACGGCTCCAAGAACACGACGCCCTCGGACGGATCATCGTCAAGCTCGAGCAGCCTCGCCTCGCCGACAGCACCACCCAGGCCGTTCGCGGCGCCGGTGTCTCGGCGCGCACCGACGCCCGCGCCGCCAAAGCAGAGGAGACCCGTGACAATGCGCGGTAACCCCGACAACCTGCGCAGAGCCGCCGCGGCCAAGAAGGCCGGCGCCATCCAGTGCGCCGAGCAAGGGCTGCGTGACATGATCCGCCGAGGTGACTCGATCACCTTCCGCGGCCTGGCTCAGGCCGCAGGAGTCTCTCTCGACTTCCTCTATCGCAACGCCGAGATCCGCCAGCGCGTTGAGCAACTCCGAGACCAACAGCGAGGGACGCCTCCC
The Nonomuraea helvata genome window above contains:
- a CDS encoding tyrosine-type recombinase/integrase; its protein translation is MGSKLLLENMRDTSGCFHSEVLEVLWAAIPARFRTIELASVDLGHEEAAGFSISGRHQNFRLWFGQLSEPMDREMAWCCWRIVELGGRVPVGALSSLIRWLAATVKDHPELRGSLMTATPREWEQTLAATWARHKGRLPGKHWLLNTARLLRRCYQMLWTAYDQRPWWQREVWDPGLDPQIPRREHEPQGDYSIYFQQLQPLWFRRATQWYFKISLETGDLTWSTIRTRRSGLQVFGDWITAQQAAPPPCLRDDPAAVRAFMLDYLAHVRAQTASTGANLGKPLSPLRVNDILTDIEKFYAFMTDHRETAARVLDEPGWLALGPYHAILWRHGEKGRAKVRPERREVIDDTAFSQIMTNLHLLGAAEDDGGFDDEQIMRIMMLVARTGRRISEIRMLDRDPLFPLDQLSPPSEQDAADGAFVAKLRYQQTKIEQAPDTMLVDAEIVAIIREQQQWADIHLAPRWAPGTRPKYLFLAHKMNRHADKPYTVEAIHQKVVDFAQRLDIRDSAGRLVDFNRTHRFRHTKATSLLNAGVPLHVVQRYMGHLSPTMTMEYAETLAATHEAEFLRYRKVTADGRDLQTDPRDLYDMLELDKRTDRILPNGWCLLPPRQVCEKGNACLTCEKFTSDATFLPELHNQRHRTEQLITERQQAFQARTGQPMGADNIWLAGRLQEHDALGRIIVKLEQPRLADSTTQAVRGAGVSARTDARAAKAEETRDNAR
- a CDS encoding DUF6262 family protein — translated: MRGNPDNLRRAAAAKKAGAIQCAEQGLRDMIRRGDSITFRGLAQAAGVSLDFLYRNAEIRQRVEQLRDQQRGTPPAIRSQQVDPDQPSSVVRTLTAQLTDLKRRHRDEVSALKRALEAAHGENLELRRRLGLRETGSAPGK